The genomic window TATGCTATCCCGCCGATATGGTCTTCGTGACCGTGGGTGACGATCATGCCTTTGATTTTGTGGCGATTTTCCCGCAGATAGGTCATGTCGGGGAGGACGATGTTCACGCCGTGCATGGATTCGCTGGGAAAAGCTAATCCCGCATCCAACAGGATGATTTCATCGTCATATTCAAACACACAGGTATTTTTCCCAATTTCATGCAGTCCGCCGAGGGGAATAACTTTCAGGGCGGGTGCGGATTCGTTCTTAGTCATGTGGTTCCTTGTAATAAATCAAGAGCGGTCAATACAAAACAGTTGAAAATTTGCATAAATTACAGCGACTTTGGCAAATAAAAAGCCTAAAACAGGAATTTTTTGCCTTATTCTTTTTGCCTAGTATTAGCGACTTTAGCCAGTAAAAATTTAAAAAAGAAGTTTCTTTTTTTGCTTTTTTCCTTTTTACTTTTTTTTCCTTTCTACCGTCGCCTCAAATCAAAGTCAGCTGCTTCATTACTGCCTCTAACATTTGCCTATCTGAGTCTGGTAGATGCGAGAGTGGTGGACGAGTCGAGCCAATATCCCAACCTTGCAGTTTTAGCGCCGCTTTGATGGGAATAGGATTAGTCGTACAAAACAAAGCTTTGAATAATGGAAAAAGTTGTAGGTGAATATCGATTGCTACTTTAGTTTGACCGTTTTCAAAGGCTTGAATCATCTGTTGCAGCTGTTTGCCTACTAGATGGCTAGCAACGCTTATTACCCCAGCACCGCCAACTGATAATAAAGGCAAAGTTAGGGAATCATCCCCAGCGTATATCTGAAATTCTGCTGGTATCAGCCGTCGAATCTGACTTGCTGCGTCTAGGTTGCCACTTGCCTCCTTAATTGCCACAATGTTCGGGATTTCTGCCAGACGAGCTACTGTCTCTGGCTGGAGATTCTGACCTGTACGACCAGGTATGTTGTAGAGTATCAGGGGCAGGTCTGGGCAAGATTGGGCGACGCTTGCAAAGTGCTGATACAGTCCCTCTTGGGGGGGCTTGTTGTAGTAGGGTACGACTTGTAAAGATCCATCTACTCTTATTTTAGCGGCTTTTTGAGTAGCTGCCATCGCTTCTTTCGTCGAATTTGACCCTGTACCTGCGATTACCTTAGCTTTTCCGGCTACTGCCTTTTGTACAACCTGAAATAACTCATACTCTTCTTCCCAAGTCAGAGTAGGAGATTCCCCAGTTGTGCCACATATTACCAAGGCATCACTACCATTTTCTGCCAAATGCGCCGCCAGCGCTTCTGCAACGGCGTAATTTACAGCGCCATCTTCCTTAAATGGCGTCACCATCGCGGTGATCACGCGCCCAAAATTTACCACACTCTTTTAACTCCTCTTTCGATTTTGAATTTTGGACTTTGGATTTTGGATTAAGAAGCTACAATCTAAAATCTAAAATCTAAAATCCAAAATTTTGCTGGTATAAGTCGATTACTTATAACTTAATTTCGTCGCAGGCTGGAGCCAGTTCCGTTCTACCAACAATTCCGCAATTTGGATGGCATTAAGCGCCGCACCCTTGCGTATCTGATCTCCACTCAACCACAGTTCCAATCCGCACGCATGAGAGATATCTTGACGAATTCGACCTACTAAAACTTCGTCGCGACCGCTTGCCTCAATTGGCATCGGAAAATAATTTGCCTGCCAGTCTTCCACCAGCTTGACACCCGGAGCAGTCGCTAATATTTCCTTTGCCTTGGCTGGGGGAAATGGTTGCTCAAATTCTAGGTTAATCGCTTCTGAGTGCGCTCTGAGTACGGGAACCCGCACACAAGTGGCACTTACTCGCAGTTCGGATGCGCCGAAAATCTTGCGCGTCTCATTGAGCATTTTCAGTTCTTCTTCACAATACCCTACTTCAGTCATTGGGGAATTGTGCGGAAATAAATTAAATGCCAGGGTGTAGGGGAAAATTCCTGGTTTTGGTGACTCTCCCTCTAAAATTTCGCGGCTGTGTGTTTTGACTTCTTCCATCGCCCTTGCACCCGCACCGCTTGCCGATTGGTAGGTGGCGACAACAATGCGCTGCACTGGCTGCACTTGATGCAGAGGCCAAACAGCCACTGCCATCAAAATTGTTGTGCAGTTAGGATTAGCAATTATACCCCGATGAGTGCCTGCTGCTTCTGGGTTCACTTCTGGAACCACTAGCGGAACTTCGGGGTTCATGCGAAAGGCACTGGAATTGTCAATTACAACTGCCCCAGCGTCTACCGCTTTATGCGCCCAGGCTTTAGAGGTAGAGCCGCCAGCAGAAGCGAGAACTAAATCTACATTATCAAACGAGCGATCGCCTACTGCCTCCACAGGCAAATCTTCGCCCTTAAATGACATGGTTCGACCAGCAGAACGTTCTGAAGCCAACAGCTTCAAGTCGGCTACGGGAAAGTTACGGGCTTCCAGAAGTTCTAATAACTCCGTACCTACTGCACCCGTGGCTCCGAGAATGGCAACGCGATAGGAATCAGACAAAGATGGTTCCTCCTCTTGAATACATATATTTCAAAAACTTTCGGTATCGAGCCTAAGCAATCTGTTAGGTTTTTTTTGTAATATTTGTAATATTTGTGCTTGTGCAAGGACACAGACTATTACTGCTTCTATTAGAATATCTCAAAGGAATTTTACATATCTAGAACTTCCCTTAACCTAACTTCCCTGCCAAAGAAGGAAAAGCTAGATTCTGGTTGAGTGAAAGCGCGTGCTGTCGATGTACTATCATCAAATATGTCAACAATAGGGATAGTAAGGTTTTATCTACACTGGCTGCAACTGTTGCAAAACTAGGATATCACGGGGTTGAGACGCTAGAGTTCTTCTTTGGCTTTAACCGACCGTCTTCCAAGCCTACCGTAGAATCGCTATCAACCCTGTGCGCTTTAGTTTCTAGAGAAGTTATCTGATGAAAGTTACCCAGGAAAAGCTCCCACAGAGCAGGATTGGCTTGGAAATTGAAATTCCACCGGATCAGTCAAAAAATGCCTACGAGCAGGTAGTCCAAAAGCTCGCCCGTACAGTCAACATTCCTGGGTTTCGCAAAGGAAAGGTGCCTCGCCAAATCCTGCTACAGCAATTGGGGCAGACACGGATTAAAGCAACTGCCCTGGAAGAATTGATTCAAAGTAGTCTCCAGCAGGCTCTTAAGCAAGAAGCAATTGAGCCGCTAGGTAACTATCAGCTGCGTTCCGATTTCGATGAGTTAGTGGGTCAGTTCAAACCAGGAGAACCCCTGACGTTTATAGCTGCGGTGGATGTGCAGCCGGAAGTATCGTTAGGCGACTACACTGGTCTTACCGTCAAGGCGGAGGAAGTACCGTATGACCCTAGCACTGTGGAAAAGTTCTTGGAGGAGCGTCGTGCGGAATTAGCCAACTTAATCCCTGTGGAAGGTCGCCCAGCGCAAATGGGAGATGTCGCAGTAGTGGATTATAGTAGCCGTTTGGCGGACGAACCAGAAGGTGAAGAAACTGAAAGTATTGCTGGGGGTCAAGCCGAAGACGCTCAAATTGAGCTAGTTGAAGGCAAGTTTCTCAAAGAATTTGTCGATGGCATTGTAGGCATGAGTTCCGGCGAGACGAAACAGATATCGGTGAATTTTCCGGAAGATTATCGCCAAGATTTAGCAGGGAAGACAGCTATCTTCAGCATCACGCTCAAAGACCTCAAGGAAAAAGAGTTACCAGCGTTAGATGATGATTTCGCCCAAGAAGTCAGCGAGTTTGAGACTTTAGCCGAGTTACAAGAGTCTTTAGAGAAAAAATTTCGCGACAAGGCTGAGCAAGAAACGAAGGCTAATAAGGAGCAAGCGATCGTCAGCGAACTGCTCT from Funiculus sociatus GB2-C1 includes these protein-coding regions:
- the dapA gene encoding 4-hydroxy-tetrahydrodipicolinate synthase — protein: MVNFGRVITAMVTPFKEDGAVNYAVAEALAAHLAENGSDALVICGTTGESPTLTWEEEYELFQVVQKAVAGKAKVIAGTGSNSTKEAMAATQKAAKIRVDGSLQVVPYYNKPPQEGLYQHFASVAQSCPDLPLILYNIPGRTGQNLQPETVARLAEIPNIVAIKEASGNLDAASQIRRLIPAEFQIYAGDDSLTLPLLSVGGAGVISVASHLVGKQLQQMIQAFENGQTKVAIDIHLQLFPLFKALFCTTNPIPIKAALKLQGWDIGSTRPPLSHLPDSDRQMLEAVMKQLTLI
- a CDS encoding aspartate-semialdehyde dehydrogenase — encoded protein: MSDSYRVAILGATGAVGTELLELLEARNFPVADLKLLASERSAGRTMSFKGEDLPVEAVGDRSFDNVDLVLASAGGSTSKAWAHKAVDAGAVVIDNSSAFRMNPEVPLVVPEVNPEAAGTHRGIIANPNCTTILMAVAVWPLHQVQPVQRIVVATYQSASGAGARAMEEVKTHSREILEGESPKPGIFPYTLAFNLFPHNSPMTEVGYCEEELKMLNETRKIFGASELRVSATCVRVPVLRAHSEAINLEFEQPFPPAKAKEILATAPGVKLVEDWQANYFPMPIEASGRDEVLVGRIRQDISHACGLELWLSGDQIRKGAALNAIQIAELLVERNWLQPATKLSYK
- the tig gene encoding trigger factor yields the protein MKVTQEKLPQSRIGLEIEIPPDQSKNAYEQVVQKLARTVNIPGFRKGKVPRQILLQQLGQTRIKATALEELIQSSLQQALKQEAIEPLGNYQLRSDFDELVGQFKPGEPLTFIAAVDVQPEVSLGDYTGLTVKAEEVPYDPSTVEKFLEERRAELANLIPVEGRPAQMGDVAVVDYSSRLADEPEGEETESIAGGQAEDAQIELVEGKFLKEFVDGIVGMSSGETKQISVNFPEDYRQDLAGKTAIFSITLKDLKEKELPALDDDFAQEVSEFETLAELQESLEKKFRDKAEQETKANKEQAIVSELLSKVEADLPETMIQQEVETILRQTIMQMGQMGIDVKSMFTPEMVKQMGARSRPEAIDRLKQSLALEEIAKRESLQAEPEAITARVNELLEQFPDDQNIDRERLHTIVSADLLKEKAISWLEEHGTIELVPQGTLTPEEDEETEAEVTATEATETETAEETEATEATTQTAQPDAESSLE